CTTAGTTCTCTTAGTCATTTCAATAAGTTCATCTATCTTGCTATTAGAAGCACTGTAAAGTGTCACATATACACCTCTTACTTCTTGCTTTGGATTAGATGGATAACTCTCTACTTTATTTTGCGGTGAAAAATCTAGGTTTCTAAGTTTTTCAGATAAAAGTTCCCTTCTATCTTTTACCGTATATTCAGCAGCTATGTACCCTTCTTTTCCATCGAAGCTTACCTTATACCACTCTCTGTTTTGCTCATCTACTGCACTTTCTAGTACTGTTACTTGAGATCCCTTTAATAGGTTGTCTACTATATTGGCATCTCCCTTTGCTTCTTCTCTCATTCTTAATTTACTAGCGCTAATATACACTAGATTATTTTCTTTCTTAGTTCCCTCTTTCCCTTGACTAGTTTCATCTTTAACATCCGTTGATGTAGTTTCTGTTACTTCTTCCCCTTTTGAATCTACAACTTCAACTCCACTGTCCGTGCCTGATACTGGTGTGTCTTTTTTAGTACATCCTACTACACCCACAACTAGTGCCAAGCTCAGACATAATGCTACAATCTTCTTCTTCATTCTGACACCCCATCCTATATTTTTACTTACTTTTTAATTATAACATGGCATTTTATCTTTTTGAGTAAATATTTTATTACGAAATAATTTCAAATTTAAAAAAAGCCTAATTCTAGGCTTTTTCTAATTTATCTTTTATTTAATTTAAGTCCTACAGATTTTATCATTTGTACATCTTCTGATACATTCTTACCTGTAGTAGTAAGATAATTTCCAGTTAAAGCTGCATTTATTCCAGATAGGAATCCATCTTTATCCTGTTCTCCTAAGGCCTTTCTTCCTCCACCAAATCTGATGCTTGCATCTGGTAAGATAAATCTATATACGGCAATTATCTTTAATATTTCAAGAGGCAATAATACATCATTTTCTTCCATTGGTGTTCCTTGTATAGGATTTAAAATATTTATCGGTACAGATTTAATTCCTAAGTCTTTAATCTCAAAGGCCATATCTATTCTATCTCCTTGGCTTTCTCCCATACCAAATATTCCACCACAGCAAACTTCCATACCTGTTTTTTGTACGTTCTTTATAGTTTCAATTCTATCTTCATAAGTATGGGTAGTGCATATTTCTTTATAGAATCCTCTACTAGTCTCTAAATTGTGGTGATATCTAACAACACCCTTTTCTTTTAACTTTTCGGCATCTTCTTCCTTTAATAATCCGTGTGATGCGCATATATGTAAGTCTGTACTTCCTACAAGTTTATCGTATACTTCTAATAATCCATCTAAATCTTCTTTAATATCTCTACCACTACTAACTAGTGAAAATCTATCTACACCCTCTGATTCCATTTCCTTGGCTCTTTCTATGATTTTATCACTATCTAGTAAGCTATATGTTTCTACTCCCGTCTTGTAGTGAGATGATTGAGCACAATATCTACAGTCTTCTGAGCACTTTCCAGATTTTACATTCATTATGGTACATAGGTCTACCGTGTCTCCTACAAGCTTTTCTCTTATTTCATTTGCACTTTCAAATAATACTTTACAGGTCTCTTCATCTTGAATATTTACTAGTTTTAAAGCTTCTTCCTTTGTTATTTGTTCTCCATTTAATATTCTTTCTTTTAACCCTAGAATAAAGTCTCTCATCTCTTATCTCTCCTATGCTACTTTTTTAATATGTGCTTGAAAATATCCTGCTCTTTTAAGGGACGGTATTACCCTTGAAGCCACAAGAGCTACTATACAACTTAATACAATATCTTGAATTATAAAAGGATAAAAACCAAATTGCATTGCATTATTAAATGAAATTGGTTTACTTAAATAATATTTAAGTATCACATATAAATATGGAACACCAACCATATATACTACACCTAATCCTGGTAGTACACATTTTAATAAACTAAAAAAAGTGTATTTTTCTTGTCTTTCAATTAAAAATCCTATTACTGTAGCACATAATATGAAACCTAATAAATATCCAAATGTAGGAATCAACACATATGTAGGTCCTCCACCTTTAGTAAATACAGGTACCCCTATAAGGCCTATTCCCACGTATAATAGCTGAGAATACAATCCTAACCTTCTTCCTAAAAGTATTCCTGCAAAAGCACAAAATACATATTGAAGCGTAAAAGGTACTACTGGACCAGGAATTTGTATAAATGCACCGATTGCCGTTAAAGCAGCAAATAATCCTACTAATATAAGTTCTCTTGTTTTCATAAAACCACCTCATTTTTTTCTTATACCTCAATATCATGATATAATATTCAGACTTTTACTGTCAACCAATATATCCAAAAAGGTTTACCTTTTTCAAAAAAAATAATAAGGCTTCTAAGCCTTATTTATATATGTCCGAAAACTCTATTTGTATTTTTTCTATATTCTGCTCATAATTCCTTGTGATATGTTCTTCATCTATATCCATATATATGACAGGTAGTTCTATTAAGAACTCTGTTCCTTCACCTACAGTACTATTTAAACTAACAGTTCCCTCGTGCATATGAACTAATGATTTTACTAATGATAGACCAATTCCACTACCTTCTGCCTCTCTACTTATAGTATTATTATCTTGTACAAATCTATCAAATATTTTATCTTGTGCCTCTTTAGATATACCTATTCCTGTATCCTTTACAGATATGATTATGCTCTTCTTTTTATCATATATATTCACATATATGTATCCATCCTTTGGAGTAAATTTCACTGCATTAGATAATAAATTTAGTATTATTCTCTCTATCATATCTTCATCAACTCTCATATACTTTTCTTCTACTTCCGTATCAAAGATAAGACTTAGGCCCTTATCTTTTATATATTGGGCAACAGACATGGTCACATCTTCTACTATTTTTATAATATCTTGATTTTTAGGATGTATTTCAAAGTATCCAGCATCCATTTTGGTTATATCTATTAAATTTCCAATAAGTCTTATTAGCCTATAACAATTTTGTTTTATTGTTCCCACATAATTATCTAACTTAACCCTTTCATCATTTTCTATTACACTAGGTAATGCTTCTATTATTTGTTGTGCTGAGAATATTACATTTATAGGTGTCCTTAATTCATGGGATATATTAGCAAAGAATATATTTCGAAGTTTTTCAAATTCCATTATTTCATTTAATAAACTTTCCTTTTCCTTAAATAGTGTCTTATTTTTTATTGCATCAATTTCTGCTTTATGCCTTTTATTTATCTCTTTAATTAATAATTCACTAGTTTTAGCAAGTTCTTTAGTCCTTTGATGTACTATATTTTCTAAATCTCTATTATTCTTTTTAATTTCCATAGTCTTTTTTATTATGATTTTCTTGTTTATAAAATTTTTCACATGAAAGGTGAACCTAAAATTAGAACATATAAATGCCAACACT
This window of the Anaeromicrobium sediminis genome carries:
- a CDS encoding sensor histidine kinase, coding for MFEKLLRIFNYEFYNIPDKYKREFQEVQIKTNFSRTSMVMNALIVLSFIMLWVDIKYFKELWDENIYYKYLFYSRIAITIFCIIYKVMSIVKDKGFKVESLLLEKIMYKSAIIIILFWCIFASTNAQHIHGQISAYIIGIFSVASILVLYPLESFIIYALTYIIFAGALFLNSSTIYVFLGNLINTLFLIVLAFICSNFRFTFHVKNFINKKIIIKKTMEIKKNNRDLENIVHQRTKELAKTSELLIKEINKRHKAEIDAIKNKTLFKEKESLLNEIMEFEKLRNIFFANISHELRTPINVIFSAQQIIEALPSVIENDERVKLDNYVGTIKQNCYRLIRLIGNLIDITKMDAGYFEIHPKNQDIIKIVEDVTMSVAQYIKDKGLSLIFDTEVEEKYMRVDEDMIERIILNLLSNAVKFTPKDGYIYVNIYDKKKSIIISVKDTGIGISKEAQDKIFDRFVQDNNTISREAEGSGIGLSLVKSLVHMHEGTVSLNSTVGEGTEFLIELPVIYMDIDEEHITRNYEQNIEKIQIEFSDIYK
- a CDS encoding biotin transporter BioY, with protein sequence MKTRELILVGLFAALTAIGAFIQIPGPVVPFTLQYVFCAFAGILLGRRLGLYSQLLYVGIGLIGVPVFTKGGGPTYVLIPTFGYLLGFILCATVIGFLIERQEKYTFFSLLKCVLPGLGVVYMVGVPYLYVILKYYLSKPISFNNAMQFGFYPFIIQDIVLSCIVALVASRVIPSLKRAGYFQAHIKKVA
- the bioB gene encoding biotin synthase BioB, with translation MRDFILGLKERILNGEQITKEEALKLVNIQDEETCKVLFESANEIREKLVGDTVDLCTIMNVKSGKCSEDCRYCAQSSHYKTGVETYSLLDSDKIIERAKEMESEGVDRFSLVSSGRDIKEDLDGLLEVYDKLVGSTDLHICASHGLLKEEDAEKLKEKGVVRYHHNLETSRGFYKEICTTHTYEDRIETIKNVQKTGMEVCCGGIFGMGESQGDRIDMAFEIKDLGIKSVPINILNPIQGTPMEENDVLLPLEILKIIAVYRFILPDASIRFGGGRKALGEQDKDGFLSGINAALTGNYLTTTGKNVSEDVQMIKSVGLKLNKR